Part of the Trypanosoma brucei brucei TREU927 chromosome 2, complete sequence genome, GAGTAGTAGAAATACAACACTTGATATAATTTCACTTACATAtaagctttcttttcccactttaTTCCAATTCATAATATTTTGATAGCAATGTAATGCAGCATTCAGCTATAAACATTTTAACCATAAATATAGTAACTAATGTGTGAATGGTAACCCATGGCGATACATTCCATATGGAACAATACCACATTGTTAAATATACGCATGGAATTAAAACTATAGCACTaaattgaaaatgaaaaattaaaagagaaaaagatatGAATTATCAAAAGAGGCATATTCTTCACTAAGATGCACTTGTTTCAATACAATCATAATTTGAAATTACTTTAAATAATAAGTGGCCCAATATCCTGAAACGacacaataacaatgattTCATTATAGCATctgtaaaataatgatatgcaataaaataaataataaaaataaattaaaatacaGCAAGCAGTGCAGAATATATTCTATTGctatatataaacatttgCCAACAGATGAATACCTTTACGcattggaagaaaataattaaattcaAACTTCCAATGATTCTGCCCAGTGTTTGTCGGCTACATGTgggactcaaaaaaaaacaaaaatttattttaaataaacatgaaaaaaagaaaaacttcgcATGAAACCATAAGGGTACCCCTGTGAGTTATTCGCTACTGTCAAACATagttaacttcacaaccctcaagaaagaaagaattaaataataaaagtaaaagtaaaatttcaagttaaaaaaataaaaataaaaattaaggaaataTAACATAATTATGCTTAACTAACTGTAATGTGAGGaatgtaaaaataacaaaatgttaCTCACAATTTAATGTTATCaatgttttccttcacaaacaaaaactgtCACATCTCAATGTGTTCCTTCAAATTAATGTAAAGGAACCAGAtatgtttgtataatatTCTACAATGTCATTTGGCATTGTCCGATgctcactcaaaaaaaaaaacttattcgTTTTGTTGCGATGTAGCTGTTGACAGTGttgtgctctttttctttttttttattttttttaacataCCGCTCCGCACTTCCGTAATCCCCTCAATATTCCTGCAGTTCCCATCATAaaagatacaaaagaaatccatcaaaataaagtaaCTGAAGTCCAAGATGCTGTAGATCgcaatgtatttattttgaatAATGGAACCCTGTGATATCAAAGACAATCATCTGCAATGAATAAACTGAAACATTCACTGACTCATGCcactaaaataataattaaattgTTAAACACATGTTCCCATCGTGTGGTAAGTAATTCAAACAATTCTGTGACCACATGAAATACtcgaagaaaaaggaaacgtatACAATGCATAAGCCATTAGTAAAGTATAAATACAGTTTTTGGTATCGAATCCATCATATGTTACAAAGCCGCATTTCACTAACACACAAGAGCACAATTTAACTCATCATCATATTTCGAATCATCAGTGATAGAGCTTGAAATTTAAATGATTCGATAAATCCAACATTTCCCTTTACTCTTACAACctttaccaacttttccGTAACTTCATTGTTCTTCCAGGCAGCGGTATGCtcaataatatcattataGGAATATTCATCCGACTTCTTCATAGTTTCCAACGCATCATGAACTCTTTTCAGACGCCATTCATAACAGCttaaaacaaatatataacgaGGCAAAAGCCCAATTGAATTAATACGTCCCTCCACTATTCTCCACTcatcttccatttccttcctcaattcgtgtcttcttctgttggataccttttcccttgtATGTATTGACAGTTTTTTCCATGCCACaaatgccttcatgtcacgcacatcatcacagtttataataatttGGCGGCCTCCCGTAATTGTAGTCCAGTTACCAAAGTGGGAACTATTCGGGGAAGTGAAAATAGTTACACTCCAAACATCAGAGGGAAGTTGAGTGTAAAGCTGCTGCATTGCATACCTTATGTCCATAATAATGTGTCCTCTGTTTTcaaatttcattttatttatggcGTTGACCGCAGCTCTCAAATATTCGTACCGCACaaccctccctctttcatcACCCTTTCTGTTATATATTAAGTAGGCGATCGTGTCTGtgaaatatgcaacaacatcaagcattccttcatggaagtgaagcaacgaatgaagcaaaaatgatccaaggCCATATGATTTACCAATACCAGgtgtaccaataacaatatgtatCGGTGGTCTGTGAGCTgtcttttccacccaccatGTTTTCAGATCTTTTTCGACTTTATACCACACGCGCAcaatttcacgacggatgtATACGTGCTGAAATACTACTTTGCGCCCCGTAGTGTAATCCAATGCAAACCTGTTGTATGGCCAACCTTTCTCcgaagtgagaacaaaaatctcCAAACCATCGGGTCTCTCCTCAATCTCTGCATCAACATTCgcaggaagaggagttataTCCACATCTTCTTCGGTCCACATGCGCTGCGGCCTTCCATCGAACACTTTCATGCCAAGTGGCTCTGTATGataacccgacatcacataactccatttcgcaTTATATATGGATTCATACAATCCTTTCAGTTCGACAGCACTACAAGCTGTTTGAGCAGCTCGTTCCCTTGCTTCATTGAGTGCATCATTCAACATGTTAGTGACAACAATCCAAAGGCGCTCTCCATCTCTCAGTCCACGAATATCCGCCTGTAACCTGACCTTTGCTTCCTCATCTGCTTGTTGCCAGCGCTGAAGATTCAATATTCCCTCATCCTCAAAGAAACCATAGACGCTGACAAAACGTTTGTACACTTTATACTCTGTTGTCGCGAATATTCGATTGAGCGCATTAACGTCATTAATATACTCTTCAGGTTCCAGTACGAACGCAGACATTGatacattattttcttcattcacATTATATCTTCTGCCAAAATTACGCCTCAAAAAATCATTCAACATCATATTTCTAGGATGTGGCAGACCATTCAGCAAAACTGCGTCAACGCAGCTGAAAAGACCCCATTGTGGTTGGTTGTTATTCTCCACTCGTTGCTGCACTACTGGAGGTTCCGCATCGTTACGCGCAgcctcctcattttctcgTCTCCTTCCCTCAATGTCACCCCTTCCTTCAATAGGAACCTGTtgattcatttcactctcctaataataatcttaattgagtgtgttgtgttatttcctttctttgtaacataaattttaaaaaagggataaaagATGAGAGAATTTAAAATGGATACATTTCTAAACCAAAGCAAATATACAATCAATATCAGGAATTAATATGGCAGGTGGAAACTATTTACTAAAATTAGGATTCAATACAAATCTTATCATGTGTTTAGAACTCACAGCAACTTAAGCACAAATAAGGTATGACAGTGCGAATAAACATTTCTCTTGGGAGGAaaaactcaaacaacaattccCAGTTACTGCACACCATCAtttcagaaaaaataataatatacttacatatatatttatgaaaaagcaaagaaaataaatgtggcattgctataaaaaatgggaaacaaTAGTTTTAGCGATAAATCATGCAAAACGTAGAATACTCGGTTGCATACAGAAAAGTGCCTTACTTACcttacaaaattaaaaatataccaaaagtaaaaataaatataaaacatTATCTTCACACTTCAAACCAGACACGTATTaagcaagagaaaataattcACATAATCCCATACATATGTTACGATGGGtattgcatgcagtacaatttaaaggaagtgtaactcatataacattttcaaaaataaGGTATTGAATGACtgtttgctaccatcaattacatttccaatgcctgattacacttttatatgcatgaaggaagttactgatgataactttgacatgctcgagaatccataacacaaagcgactgctgcatgcaataaaaaataaaaataaaaataacatccgaatttatttactgacagatgagtgcaattcattcacccaaacttcatagctgCAAAAATAAACTCGCCGTTGCCAATAGGAAATAAtcccgcataaatattgagtatctgaaaatgatagcaacgggtttccatttttgaaatatatgcataaaatacatgaggtatatgaagccatattggtaaagtgccactacgcatgttgcaatttactatcaaaagtgtctgccttattttatttcttgtgttactgtaactcatgagtattattcattattctttacaatacaactgtaagtcattttgcatttttacatattttcttattctctCATGCTGGAAGTGTTCCACATATAATattcctcaatatcgttcacaaaataaaaataatttcatttacttctgcattcagtttcttgtGTAGCAGTGTGTGCACTAATcatccataaagtttttaatttgccaaatacatcattacgaaactattttccacaaataaacaaacatacaaatcattgggacaatatctttgagatatttccttcactataTTTGCAGTTCAGTAGTAATTAAAGGAAACTTTTTGTATAATTCAGCACATGGTGGAATTGCAAAGAAATGTGATAGTACTTATAATCAATAAGTTCCCAATTTTCCTCACATGGTCTCCTTTCATGCCTTTACATCCTTATATAATTCACAGAGAATTACTGCAATTTCCTTCATATGATTTCAGGATTCCATAAGTCACaatacaaataatatatatatatatatcctcctACATAATTTGCACATAATATTGCTTAACATATAAATTATCACAAACCTATGACTTTACACTCCTCCTAAGAATAATAGAATCaaattatttctattttgcatcattacatgaagctttggaaaatggaaaaaaaaagaatcaaacaaaaggtaatgtAAAGAACACAGTTTCATAATACAGATTATAACTTGTTTGTGAATTGcagatgcaaacacaaaatgttcaAACAGGGAAACAGTAAAGGATGTTACTGATAATGTAAGCACAAATTaatcaaaaatagaaacataaataaaattgaaacttataaaaacacaaaaatatattacacaaatatttaccacatattataattcgccaccctcacacttgaATTACAAAGAGGACATAATACACATATGTGGTAAAACTAATACAACTCGAATATACGTATGTGCCATCTTATTAACATAATCATTCTAATATTTACTCAGTATgtatgtctgtgtgtgtgtgtgtgtgtctgtgtgtagaaatgatgaaatgtaaTTGTAACAAATCaggcacaacacaaacaaaatatatgcattATATTATTCTCTAAAAAgtagaagaataaaaatcaaGAAATATTACGCAACTTTTCTCACAAGTAATTTTCCTTCTGTATATAACACGACAGCTGACAACATTAAACTCTCAATTCCATAATATCTGACACCTGAAGTGATAATTAGCAGCGGATGCctttaacaaaaaacaacagaaataacaacatcaaagcATGTTTTGAAAGCTTAAATAAAGTTCCTCATGGATAAACCATTTGTACGAAGTTTGAGTGACAAGTAggaggaacaaagaaaaaatagaaaagaagaattaaaTGGTAAAACAATTGCGTGTGATATAACTAAAGGATTTGTTAGGCACTACACTCATTAAACTCCaatttcataaaaatacTGCAAGGCATAATATTTACTGCTTTACCGGTTATGTGCCTCCAGCAAGCAATAATAAATACTTCGAGTATTATTCAATTTCTGATGCATTGAAGTGTGTAATAAATTAGTGCATGAGTAAACTATTCAAATGTTGGTGTTTAATTCAAATTATAAACTCTGCACTATGAATGTCTCTCGATGTTTATAATTTGAGAGAGCAAAAGTGACGGCGCtactatttatttcttccagttcatgaatatataaatatatttatacatatataatcaGATGTGACATGCAAAAGCGTTTAAACATCAGGCATGAACATCTTTCCATTCATTTAAAGTAAGACGATACAATAAGGTAAGTTTAGGATGAAGTGAAGGTATCATAATGTTAATATCTTCCTTCAAGCGGAGGATTCAATTTAAATAGGCGTACTTCACAAACAATAGTAAAATAACTGAGAAAACTTATATCACTTAAtcgttatttccttcaattcTTATTTTGAATCGCTCTGTACCGTCACACCTTCAATAAAGTATATAGTGACGCATTTCATACATCCTACCTAAGCCATCTCTCATAGTCATAGCTCtcaacagcaataataacaaataatgaaTAGTTTAGTtcttaccttccctttttactaCCGACAAGAAAGATATACGAAATAATTATCATGCTGGATAAACAGTAAGCGTTCCTCATTATCCTACACAAAATATGAATTGAAACGATAATTTACTAACGAAGCGGAAGTGTCTGAAAGCGTCTTTAACCCGTCTCCTGTGCGGGGCGAAGAgggttgtgttgtgtgggcTTTCTAAAAATTTCACTCTCTTGCAGACAGCTGCGTAAATAAACGGGAAGTACAGGTGTGTTTAGAGAAATATAACCGTACAAAATAATACTCTGCACTCCTATGACCAAAACCATTCATAATGCAGGCTTTCAAAATACACGACATCATCTCAACAAAttgtaattatttttttttgcataatGTCCTCCAGAAGACAGAACAACAGATGACACAGTTAAATAACACATGACAAACAAGGAATATAACCGCACATCCTCAGCAGTAAATGTTTCAGTttctcctttaaaaaaaacaaagaaaaataaaacagtttCACACGTGTGGTCCAAAAGCTGCATCAGCCAATACAATATCTTGACAACTTGTCATGCAATCTTGcctcaagaagaaaataaaacattcaTCTCTGCTTTCCCTTAATTGATAAATGAGATCCCATGCTGTGTTAACTCACGTCTCCATTCAAAAAGTTGACTCAACGTTGTGACGAGGCAGTGACCAAAAACAATCCAAATGCAATTCCAAATTTCTTCATATTACGTTTTCAGTTTTATTACACATTTCCCCAACCATTCCGAGTACTAACAGGAATAATTTGGTTCTATAATAATGCATGTGTTTTCTACagctctttcattttgttatgatccgcacaaaaattatatatgtggTTGTTGATTCGTCCGGTTAATCAAAGTAACAATCATAATAAttaattttccccttttcttcattttttctattaGCACATGTGCACCTTGGTGAGATCACTTTCACTCATTTGCACTGATTGGTCAACACTATTTAGTTCGTTATTCAACACACTCCCTTACATGTCCTCTTCTCACCATTTATAACCCACACGAGCAGCATCAAATATAAATTGTGAAGAGGTATGAGATCACAAGGAACTCGCTCTCATTGAGAAGGTTGGAtgcgtcatatatatatataatcatgtaatcccttttcatttcaaCAATACGCAAACCTCAACTGCGGAATCGACTTTGAATGAGTTGACCTCGTCAGCATGAAACGGAGTCCGCCCAGTGGCATGAACATTAATCTTATCAGTAAACATGTGTTTGAGGTGTTGGTAATAAATGGGgtcaaagaaaacataagtgCGTATCATCTTCCCCGTTATGCCCGAGTGGAAAATATACATCATCTCCTTGAAGATAATTGTATCCATGTTGTATCAATTCCTCATCCAGCTCCTTATCCCTATCAGTACCCAAACGCAGTGTCATCGCCGAATTTTTTCATGAATGCACTCACACCTTTGAGCTAACGAGTTCCAGCAACTTTGCAACTGTCATACGGCTCGGGAATCCATGAGAATTTATGATCATATCTGGGCAAATGCCTTTACTCATTGAAGGGCATGTTAACACACCATCAGTCATGAGATCCACTACTCCCTCCAGACCGTGCCGTGAGGAAAACTTATTTCAGACCTCGGGACCGCAAACTTCTCTCGTGGCAACTTTAACTTTATTGTTCTACATCCATTGATATATCCGAGTCACTGGAAGGTGAGAGATGACCACATTTGGTTCACAACAGCAGGCTGAGGGTATTTATTATATTCAAGAAAATTAGGTCTTGGTTCCTTGAAAGGCACGggagtttatttgtttacaaaaatatcaaactgaCAGACAGCCGCACCTTTACTACTGGCAATACCATCACTACTAAAAGCATTGTGTCTCGCAACATTCCAATCTGTTGGAAGAATTATATCATACATACTCACCGTTGGGAAGTCTTTCCAGTTTCATCTCATGCTTACAAAAAACACACCACCCATAGCCACAATTGAGCGAACTGCGGTTGTGTACACCTTTGAGTCTTCAATATTGTAACCTCTATAGCTCATAATGCATACCATCGTATTAATTCCTGCGCCTAATATTTTGTAGTTGCTTAGGTTCATAGCCTTCGTCCAGCAAAGGGATAGTTGAGAGTAAGCACTCAACATAAGTACTGTGTCCATTTATAATGTACTGATTATACGCAATGGTTCCAACAGCTTGCTTGCCCATGGCTGACTGTAATGTGTTTCGTACAAATTGATTGTGATGTGGAAAGGAGAATAATGCTAGCGACAACTCCAAGTGAGTCTCGTGTACTGCTCAATGTCTTTGTGGTGAACTGCTAAAAGACAGACATTCGCTTCGTCATATAAGTCAATGAATTCCACAACAAACCTTCAGCTAAAATATCGTTAATCGAGCACTTGCTTGAACTCAAGTTATCCAGGTGTTGAGAAATTACAGCGTGTTTCCCATCGCGAACGAAAACATACAACCTCACGATCCTTCCGCCGACACTAACAATTCGAACACTATTCTGGCGGTCATTTATCGCAATTGAAACGTGTGGATGCAAGCGGCCTGTGTTCCTCAGGGTTCGTAATACATCCTGACACAAACGGCTCATGTATCGATAAACGCACATCAGCGCTTCATTGAGGAAAACTGTGTAGTATTTAAGAAATTCGTTAAGGCTGATATAATCTATTTCCTCCACTCCAATATTGTACGCATCCGCGTGTCAACAAACAAATTATTCATGTCTAGTGTTACCTGACTAAGAATAGCAAAATTATTAaccaaacagcaacaactttcACCCTCTGGGGTATCGCAAGGAGGGACATACACCATTCCCACATTGACTTGAATAGAGAAATAATGATCCGCACATGTGGGTCAATAGACGAGGCCATGGTCACTCCACTGCTGCCGTTACATATGATCACTGCATTGTTTTCGTATcaatgttgatgatgatatggGATTTGCTGCTGGAGGCAACCAACAACATAAGTTTAAGGTTGCCACGTGTGGAGAGAGGCCCAACTGCCAACCCTCAACCAGGATAACAGAAGTGATtataaggaaagagaagacaacATATCATAGCATGTTTACCCACCGACAAATaattgaagaaagaaaaagaaagagaggaaaatggaCGAAATCACGTCACCAGCTGCGTGTCTGCGAAGAACACCATCAAGAGCTGCTCCATAACTGCAACCATAACTAACATGtataatataattataacaGCTCGTATATGAAACAGCACATCCAGTAACTGCTTCTAATGTTTGCATATTTCACTCCGTCACAATCTCTCTCCCATGACACCTACTGGAAACACAACTCAGAGGAGTTTTAGTTGAGGCATGTTTCCAATACGCTCTCTCTACCACGGATggcaaagaagcaaaaagtactattacatttttgttctttttatcaTTGGACTATAGATCCCTATCTCTACACGGATGGAAAATTTAGATtgtataaatgaaaagaagatgtgaaAAGTTAGTGTAGTATAATCCAATCCTTTAGTTagtaacagcacaaatgaaaacaaaacgttaCAATGTTTTCTTACGTCCGTCGATAACATTATTTCTGTCTTCATCTGTGCCCCTTAAGATTACGGTGTGGCTTAACTCCAGTTACGCGTTAGCCGATAAAATACTACTTTTACTATTCATTAGTCATCTTCATTTCCACATCCCTTCCCTCACCTCCGACAACTATGTAAATTACCACGCCCTTTCCTGCACTAACCGCCGCATTTGATTGCTGATTGAAAAGAATAAGATGATTACTACACCCGCTATTTGCTGAATATTACCCCCTTGCAGCGCATCCTGTCATGTCAAGCATTAAGACAAAGCCATTTACCCTGTCTTGGCAGTCAGGACTGCTGGCCTCCCAATGATACGACAACTCAATTTTACATTAAATGAAAAAACGCCGCCTCGCCCCACATTAGCACCGTACACTGTTGACTGCTTGCGTTCACCATAACATACCAGGCCGGATATTTTTACCCAGCTTCCACCTCACCTAATGCTATGAAATCGTCTCACCCTCCTTGCGCTCCCGCTTGCTCGTTGCGTGGCTGCGGCGCAGGCTCCATGGCCAGAAGTGGAGCATCCCGATACCAACATTCATCTCTATATGCTCGCATTAGCTGCCCCTGCATTTCTTCCCTTAACGTTACTTGGTATTGAGCCATGTTTCTCCACATATCTGCCGCTTCGGCGGGGTTGTCGCCATCACAAAGCTGCCATCTTGTAATCACACCACCGTTAACCGAATTAATGTATATCATCTCCCAAACCATGTTGCGGGAAAACGCACCCCAATCAGAAAAATATCTTGCCATGTTTTCTCGGAACTTCTTCACCTTATCCGTAGTGGTGGGGTGCCTCTCCGACTTGGTTACTTGTAAAAGCACAGCTATATTTGGAGTGGTCGGTGGCGCTGCTCCGTCACGGTTTCTCCTGAACCGCccctcaacgaaaaaaaagccatccaCCACGGGTTCATTGCCTGTGGCAGGGCGGTAGAGAACCATGTATTCACAATTATCAATTGGTTGCTGGTGGGTCGCAGGTAAGGCCTTCTGCCCAATGAGTCTCAACTGCTGAGGAGCCATGTCGTTCAGTATGCATCGTTTCTCTTCCAGTCCGCCAGGCCGCTGCAGGTATTTTAAGTTTTCTGCGATAACTTTAAAAACtcgagggaaaagaagcgaaagcaaCGCCCTTGATTCAAACACGTTGGCTGCGGCACTCTCGTCTGACATCGTAACTTGACAGATAGCCATTTTCTCCACATCAATGGCAAGCAGTTTGAAAAATATAGCATTCCCAATGCAAACCGAAAGTGGCCGGCAGCGGTATTCATCGACGCTCTCTCCGGCATCTCGCACACGGACGATTTTCACTAACCTGTGCGTTACCTTATCATTTCGCCAATCGGCAATTTTCCCCATTATGTCCTCGTAGTGACTTTTGTTGTCACCATTGATGGACgttatcatcttttttgcctGAGACACACGTTTTGTGTACCCCGCGCTGTTGTAAACGCAACGAGGCACTGGCCCAACCACATTAATACGGctctttattgtttcccaCTCATTTTCAAGTTCTTCTACAATCCTCGCCTGAGCTTCTTCATCAAGTGCCGCATAGCCTGATGCTACAGACAGCTTAGTCCATGCCACaaatgccttcatgtcacgcacatcatcgCAGTTTATAATAATTCCTACGTCTCTCTTGTCTTTTGACCAGTGATGAAAATGGGCCTCATCCGGAGAAGTGAGGAGAGTTACACCCCAAGCGTGAACCGGCAGACCATCGGGTGGCGTCTGCGCATTCTTGCATATGTCAACAATGatgtgccctttttttttcttgaatacTAACGCAGCTATGACCCTAACAGCAGCTTTCACGTCTTCATATTCCTCAacccttccctcttccccgGGTTTCTTGTTATATATTAAATAGGCGATCCCGTCTGTGAAAtacgcaacaacatcaaacattccttcatggaagtgaagcaatgaatgaagcaaaaatgatccaacaCCGTATGATTTACCAATACCAGgtgtacca contains:
- a CDS encoding retrotransposon hot spot (RHS) protein, putative (RHS4: pers. comm. Frederic Bringaud, CNRS/BordeauxII University. Belongs to the RHS family. (PMID:12455980)); this translates as MSRANSPAAPQGNNENPQVAGNFGAAMRRPRDENVPPPAAQPPQIRQRTEGGPNWTMDSKVRDVLLEDYAGLRDMTVNDFIQKFVGGTFAVAEAENVRMPIFVQSPEDYILDARLLGRVRGTDEFKTVKTAIDLSEKVDYLDEKEISTLSQWEEKGKGEIREFVGPVARGRLDAAVIAAKRAEKRAAQASDGAVYLEGVYDSIYNAKWSYVMSGYDEEPLGMKVFDGRPPHMWTEEEVDINPLPANLDARVPERPYGLEIFVLTSEKGWPYNRFALDDAEICWENFKHVYIRREIMRVWYIIQRGLQGRWVEKADITPRHIVIGTPGIGKSYGVGSFLLHSLLHFHEGMFDVVAYFTDGIAYLIYNKKPGEEGRVEEYEDVKAAVRVIAALVFKKKKGHIIVDICKNAQTPPDGLPVHAWGVTLLTSPDEAHFHHWSKDKRDVGIIINCDDVRDMKAFVAWTKLSVASGYAALDEEAQARIVEELENEWETIKSRINVVGPVPRCVYNSAGYTKRVSQAKKMITSINGDNKSHYEDIMGKIADWRNDKVTHRLVKIVRVRDAGESVDEYRCRPLSVCIGNAIFFKLLAIDVEKMAICQVTMSDESAAANVFESRALLSLLFPRVFKVIAENLKYLQRPGGLEEKRCILNDMAPQQLRLIGQKALPATHQQPIDNCEYMVLYRPATGNEPVVDGFFFVEGRFRRNRDGAAPPTTPNIAVLLQVTKSERHPTTTDKVKKFRENMARYFSDWGAFSRNMVWEMIYINSVNGGVITRWQLCDGDNPAEAADMWRNMAQYQVTLREEMQGQLMRAYRDECWYRDAPLLAMEPAPQPRNEQAGAQGG
- a CDS encoding retrotransposon hot spot (RHS) protein, putative (RHS3: pers. comm. Frederic Bringaud, CNRS/BordeauxII University. Belongs to the RHS family. (PMID:12455980)); the encoded protein is MNQQVPIEGRGDIEGRRRENEEAARNDAEPPVVQQRVENNNQPQWGLFSCVDAVLLNGLPHPRNMMLNDFLRRNFGRRYNVNEENNVSMSAFVLEPEEYINDVNALNRIFATTEYKVYKRFVSVYGFFEDEGILNLQRWQQADEEAKVRLQADIRGLRDGERLWIVVTNMLNDALNEARERAAQTACSAVELKGLYESIYNAKWSYVMSGYHTEPLGMKVFDGRPQRMWTEEDVDITPLPANVDAEIEERPDGLEIFVLTSEKGWPYNRFALDYTTGRKVVFQHVYIRREIVRVWYKVEKDLKTWWVEKTAHRPPIHIVIGTPGIGKSYGLGSFLLHSLLHFHEGMLDVVAYFTDTIAYLIYNRKGDERGRVVRYEYLRAAVNAINKMKFENRGHIIMDIRYAMQQLYTQLPSDVWSVTIFTSPNSSHFGNWTTITGGRQIIINCDDVRDMKAFVAWKKLSIHTREKVSNRRRHELRKEMEDEWRIVEGRINSIGLLPRYIFVLSCYEWRLKRVHDALETMKKSDEYSYNDIIEHTAAWKNNEVTEKLVKVVRVKGNVGFIESFKFQALSLMIRNMMMS